The Alosa sapidissima isolate fAloSap1 chromosome 8, fAloSap1.pri, whole genome shotgun sequence genome contains a region encoding:
- the polb gene encoding DNA polymerase beta encodes MSKRKAPQETLNEGITDFLIELANYEKNVNRAIHKYNAYRKAAAVIGKYPQKIKNGTEAKKLDGVGAKIAEKIDEFLTTGKLRKIEKIRNDDTSSSINFLTRVTGIGPAAARKFFDEGVKTLEDLKKIEHKLNHHQQIGLKYFEDFEKRIPRSEMSKMESLILKELDLVDPVYIGTICGSYRRGAESSGDIDILLTHPDYTSDTEKQPKLLHAVVEHLESIGFITETLSKGDTKYMGVCQLQLKDDPDATEENPHRRIDIRLIPKDQYFCGVLYFTGSDVFNKNMRTHALEKGFTLNEYTIRPLGVTGMAGEPLLVDSEKDIFDYIQWKYREPKDRSE; translated from the exons ATGAGCAAGAGAAAGGCACCACAAGAAACTCTGAATGAGGGAATCACGGACTTTCTCATCG agtTGGCCAATTATGAAAAAAATGTGAATAGGGCAATTCATAAATACAATGCATACAG GAAAGCCGCAGCTGTAATTGGCAAGTACCCTCAAAAAATCAAAAATGGAACTGAAGCAAAAAAATTG GACGGAGTTGGAGCCAAAATCGCAGAGAAGATTGACGAGTTTCTGACAACAGGGAAACTACGTAAGATAGAAAAA ATCCGTAATGATGACACTAGCTCTTCAATCAATTTCCTCACGAGAGTCACAGGCATTGG GCCGGCTGCTGCGAGAAAGTTCTTTGATGAGGGGGTGAAGACCTTGGAAG ATCTGAAGAAAATTGAACACAAATTGAATCACCACCAACAGATTGGCCTGAA GTACTTTGAGGATTTTGAGAAGCGTATTCCTCGTTCGGAGATGTCAAAGATGGAG TCCCTTATTCTTAAGGAGCTGGATTTGGTGGACCCAGTGTACATTGGCACCATCTGTGGAAGCTACAGGAGAG GTGCAGAGTCGAGTGGTGATATTGATATCCTGCTGACCCACCCGGACTACACCTCCGATACAGAGAAACAG cCCAAGTTGCTGCATGCAGTGGTTGAACATTTGGAGTCCATTGGCTTTATCACTGAGACTCTGTCCAAAGGAGATACCAAATATATG ggtgtgtgtcagCTGCAGTTAAAGGATGATCCAGATGCGACGGAGGAGAACCCCCACAGACGCATTGACATCAG GCTCATTCCTAAGGATCAGTATTTCTGTGGTGTGCTCTATTTCACCGGCAGTGACGTCTTCAACAAGAACATGAGGACCCACGCGCTGGAGAAGGGCTTCACCCTCAACGAGTACACCATCCGCCCACTAGGGGTCACTG GTATGGCTGGGGAGCCCCTGCTGGTGGACAGTGAGAAAGACATCTTTGACTACATCCAGTGGAAATACAGAGAACCCAAGGACCGCAGCGAATAA
- the enkd1 gene encoding enkurin domain-containing protein 1, whose product MCEGPSMISGPIPPDPTLFPEYYKRPSSARGRLEGNSVPGTSALLSGPLAPDHTLYPGSYSARTTRPQPRINPNATHILERGQRGVVGSLLTLEGVSRNSQPKNKSAVRDFGKENVRRLREIQKKCREQEAQKEHSRPVPVKALWTAPKYRDVQARVMTQLQETSPPKKPECQNFLRAHSASGSGGRTQSRPRTCSSSAAVPSSPSAPSLSSTELEIRGRKVDFVSHNARSAGKTALRRSQSLTNLRSPPSAEKGRVPQYLLERKEQWKKDEEERKKNTPDPSIPAGHTQMPEMDRQETLQSLKETHKTLVNVLVSLPVKADSLGVRSRRTKLDRQLSELEEAIKVFSRDKVYVKIDS is encoded by the exons ATGTGTGAAGGCCCCTCTATGATCTCTGGACCGATTCCTCCGGACCCTACACTTTTCCCCGAGTACTACAAGCGACCTTCCTCAG CGCGTGGTCGCCTGGAAGGGAACTCGGTTCCTGGCACCTCGGCACTGCTGTCAGGCCCACTGGCCCCAGACCATACACTGTACCCAGGTTCCTACAGCGCCCGAACCACACGGCCACAACCCCGCATCAATCCCAACGCCACACACATCCTGGAGCGGGGGCAGAGAGGGGTTGTGGGCTCCCTCCTCACACTGGAGGGCGTCTCCCGGAATTCACAGCCTAAAAACA AGTCGGCAGTGCGGGACTTTGGTAAGGAGAATGTGCGGCGGCTCAGAGAGATCCAGAAGAAGTGTCGTGAGCAGGAGGCGCAGAAGGAGCACTCGCGTCCCGTCCCGGTCAAGGCTCTGTGGACTGCCCCCAAATACCGGGACGTTCAGGCCAGAGTCATGACCCAACTCCAG GAGACCAGTCCCCCCAAGAAGCCAGAGTGTCAGAACTTCCTGAGAGCTCACTCTGCCAGTGGTTCAGGAGGTCGGACGCAGTCCCGTCCCCGCACATGCTCGTCCTCCGCTGCAgtgccctcctctccctccgccCCATCCCTCTCCAGCACAGAG TTGGAGATTAGAGGGCGCAAGGTAGACTTTGTGAGCCATAACGCACGATCAGCGGGGAAGACGGCTCTCAGGCGCTCACAGTCCCTCACGAACCTCAGGTCCCCTCCCAGCGCAGAGAAGGGCAGAGTGCCACAGTA tctGTTGGAGAGGAAAGAACAGTGGAagaaggatgaggaagagaggaagaaaaacacTCCTGATCCCTCCATTCCAGccggacacacacagatgccagaGATGGACCGACAGGAGACTCTCCAGTCACTTAAAGAGA CTCACAAGACGCTGGTCAATGTGTTGGTGTCTCTCCCGGTGAAGGCCGACAGTCTAGGCGTTCGCTCCCGTCGCACCAAGCTGGACCGGCAGCTCTCGGAGCTCGAGGAAGCCATCAAGGTCTTCTCTCGGGACAAGGTCTACGTCAAAATCGACTCCTAA